The DNA window AAAACCACGAACAGACTGAGCGGCGGTGAGCTTCAGAAGGTGGGGATAGCGCGGGCCCTCGCCCAGGAGCCCAAAATACTCATCATGGACGAGCCAACGAACAACCTGGACATAAGAAGCCAGCTGGAGGTTATGAGACTCGCCAGGGGGTTCTCCAGGGAGGGAGGAACCGCGATAGTGGTGATGCACGACGTCAATCTGGCGCTGCGCTTCGCGAAGAGATTCATCTTCATGAAGGGGGGTAGGGTCGTGGCAGATGGGGGTCTTGAGGTTCTCGGCGGGGGGCTCTTCAGAGAGGTTTACGGCGTGGACGTTGAGATTGGGGAGATACGGGGCATACCCGCCGTCGTCCCCCTTTAGAGTACCCAAACCTGGGTAATACTGTCAAATTTTTGGACAAAACTTTTAAGTTCCTTAGGGCAACCTAAGCCGGAGGTGAATGAGATGACGATCAAAGCTCCCACACTCAACATAGGAGGACTGGGCGCTGACCCACTCACCCAGAGGATAAACGAGAAGCAGGAGAAGTGGACGTACAAGATAGCCGTCCTGAGCGGCAAGGGCGGCGTCGGCAAGAGCACCGTGGCGGTTAACCTCGCCACCGCTCTGGCAAAGAAGGGCTACTTCGTTGGAATACTCGACGCGGACATACACGGGCCGAACGTCGCCAAGATGCTCGGCGTTGAGGAGGCGGAGGTTCTGGCCGAGAAGATGGAGGACGGCAGGTTCGAGATGATACCGCCGACGAACGACTTCCTCGGCCAGACGACCCCGATAAAGGTCATGAGCATGGGCTTCCTCGTTCCGGACGACCAGCCGATAATCTGGCGCGGCTCACTAGTCACCAAGGCCATCAAGCAGCTCCTCGGCGACGTCAAATGGGGTTCTCTCGACTTCATGATAATCGACTTCCCGCCCGGAACCGGCGACGAGATACTGACCGTCACCCAGACCCTCAAGCTCGACGCCGCGGTTATCGTCACCACCCCGCAGGAGGTAGCGCTCCTCGACACAGGCAAGGCGGTTAACATGATGAAGAAGATGGAAGTGCCCTACATAGCGGTCGTCGAGAACATGAGCTACCTCATCTGCCCGCACTGCGGCGGCGAGATAGACATCTTCGGCAAGGGCGGCGGGAAGAAGCTCGCCGAGAAGGAGGGCGTTGACTTCCTCGGCGGCATACCCATAGACCTCAAGGCCAGGGAGGCAAGCGACGCCGGCATGCCCATAGTCCTCTACGAGGACACGGTTGCCGCCAAGGCCTTCATGGAGATAGTTGACAAGCTCGTCGAGAAGCTCGAAGCGATGAGGGGCGGGAAGGAAGCCCCGGATGAATCCAAGGAGGAGTAATCCCCCGTTATCTCCCCCTTCTTTATGGGGGGCCCTGCATTAACTTTTTAACCACCTCTGGGTATCTCATCGGGAGGGAGAGCATGAAGAGGGTTCCCGTTCTAATCGCGCTCATCCTCCTGCTGGCGGTTCCATTCGTTTCTGCCGGCGAGCTGGCATATTATCCAAACCCCGAAGCGTTCCAGGCGTTTCTGAGCTCAAATTCCACCTACACCGTCGTCCCGGGCAACGAGACATGGGCAATGGGCTGGGCATACTACGTGGACGAAAAGCTCTACACCGTCAAGCGTCATGGAAACGACACCCTGGTTCTCGTCGGCAACGTTTACAACAACGGGCTCATGGCGTCCGTCTGGAACCGGACGGGACTCCCCGCGAACGCCTCCCTTCTCCCCTCCATCGTCGTCCTCAACGGCACCGTTCTCATAACGGGCTCGGAGGACAGCATCCACCTCACGGAGAGGGCATTTGAGGGGCTGTGGAACCCTCCCAGAGGCTCGGTGGCCACATTTCTGACGCTGGTGTTCACCATAATCATC is part of the Thermococcus celericrescens genome and encodes:
- a CDS encoding ABC transporter ATP-binding protein produces the protein RDELARLIAYVPQRTEPGFMTVFDTVLLGRRPHMGLRPSKRDIEAVRAALRTLGIENMATKTTNRLSGGELQKVGIARALAQEPKILIMDEPTNNLDIRSQLEVMRLARGFSREGGTAIVVMHDVNLALRFAKRFIFMKGGRVVADGGLEVLGGGLFREVYGVDVEIGEIRGIPAVVPL
- a CDS encoding Mrp/NBP35 family ATP-binding protein, with translation MTIKAPTLNIGGLGADPLTQRINEKQEKWTYKIAVLSGKGGVGKSTVAVNLATALAKKGYFVGILDADIHGPNVAKMLGVEEAEVLAEKMEDGRFEMIPPTNDFLGQTTPIKVMSMGFLVPDDQPIIWRGSLVTKAIKQLLGDVKWGSLDFMIIDFPPGTGDEILTVTQTLKLDAAVIVTTPQEVALLDTGKAVNMMKKMEVPYIAVVENMSYLICPHCGGEIDIFGKGGGKKLAEKEGVDFLGGIPIDLKAREASDAGMPIVLYEDTVAAKAFMEIVDKLVEKLEAMRGGKEAPDESKEE